In one window of Fictibacillus phosphorivorans DNA:
- the gltB gene encoding glutamate synthase large subunit codes for MTFSQFPEPQGLYNPKNEHDACGIGLYAHLKGHATHEIVEKGLHMLCQLDHRGGQGSDPLTGDGAGLLTKIPHNFFKKVTDFDLPENGRYGVGMIFFPNDTEAQQKLENQINQIIIQEGQQLLGWRTVPINVKTIGKKAQETCPLIKQVFIASHDAFSENLAFERKLFVIRKQVEHWARKQGLQTYFASLSSQTIVYKGLLTPEQVDAFYYDLQDTDFVSPFALVHSRFSTNTFPTWERAHPNRYIIHNGEINTLQGNMNWMKAREKQFVSEAFGDDIEKLLPILDADGSDSSILDQAFEFFVLAGRKPSHTAMMLIPEPWSENPHLEHERKAFYEYHSCLMEPWDGPTAISFTDGNQIGAILDRNGLRPARYYVTKDDYIIFSSEVGVIDVEEENVLYKERLSPGRMLLIDLQEGRIITDNEIKTEMASKEPYELWLTNGLHHLDEDGEESGIILENARSKQRAFGYTYEDIHKYLIPVITEGKDPIGSMGNDTPLAVLSDNPQSLFNYFKQLFAQVTNPPIDAIREKIVTSTMTLLGAEGNLLHPGPQNAKRIQLNSPVLTSNEFNQITDNMVYEFKTAVLQTLFSEDLELGLQSLFKNAAEAIQDGATLLVLSDREMNESSIPIPVLLAVSALHHHLVQKGLRTKVSLIVESGEVREVHHFAALIGYGADAIYPYLTYKTFEEAIQNEHINLSLSETVKTYKRGITDGIVKVMSKMGISTVQSYRGAQIFEAVGIGKEVIDRYFPATASQIDGITLAEIEKEATQRHQLGYKETIDDTLDSGSDFQWRSTGEHHAFNPKTIHTLQWACRKNDYSLFKTFSKLADEERTTFLRNLFSFVPESTSIPIDEVEPVEEIVKRFKTGAMSFGSLSQEAHESLAIAMNRLGGKSNSGEGGEDPARFIPDELGNNRRSSIKQVASGRFGVKSHYLVNADELQIKMAQGAKPGEGGQLPGNKVYPWVADVRGSTPGVGLISPPPHHDIYSIEDMAQLIHDLKNANREARISVKLVAKSGVGTIAAGVAKGAADVIVISGYDGGTGASPKTSIKHTGLPWELGLAETHQTLMLNGLRERVTLETDGKLMTGKDVVLAALLGAEEYGFATAPLVVLGCVMMRACHLDTCPVGVATQNPELRKKYMGDPEHVVNYMRFVAEEIREIMAELGFRTMEEMVGRTDVLTVGDRAKKHWKAKHLDLSKLLYQAEGIRTKQISQNHKIDQSLDMNEILPVLQPALETKKSVSLNLPIKNTNRVAGTIAGSEITKRYGEEGLSEDTVTLNFTGSAGQSFGAFVPRGMTLYLNGDSNDYFGKGLSGGKLIVAPPKSAEYLADDNVILGNVAFYGATSGEAYINGLAGERFGVRNSGANIVVEGIGDHGCEYMTGGRVVVLGDVGKNFGAGMSGGIAYIYTHQPLLLKQLCNKEGIEFERLIDSEETETVKQMIIQHFSYTQSKKAAAILQNWKIQQSHFVKVIPTDYKEMIKKIEEEKKAGYTEDEAVMNAFEAGTSSAKASGRPGPTKLILK; via the coding sequence ATGACCTTTAGTCAATTTCCAGAACCACAAGGTTTATATAATCCGAAGAACGAACATGACGCTTGTGGCATTGGTCTATATGCTCATTTAAAAGGGCATGCTACCCATGAGATTGTTGAAAAAGGACTTCATATGCTATGCCAGCTTGATCACCGAGGAGGACAAGGAAGTGATCCTTTAACGGGAGATGGAGCCGGCTTGTTGACAAAGATACCGCATAATTTTTTTAAAAAGGTAACTGATTTTGATCTGCCTGAAAATGGACGTTACGGGGTAGGGATGATCTTTTTCCCAAATGATACAGAAGCTCAACAGAAATTAGAAAATCAAATTAATCAAATTATTATTCAAGAAGGACAACAATTACTCGGCTGGAGAACGGTACCCATAAATGTTAAAACGATCGGGAAAAAGGCACAGGAAACTTGTCCTTTAATTAAACAAGTCTTCATCGCTTCTCATGATGCGTTCTCAGAGAATCTAGCTTTTGAGAGAAAACTATTCGTAATCAGAAAACAAGTAGAGCACTGGGCAAGAAAACAAGGACTTCAAACGTATTTTGCTAGTCTATCATCACAAACAATCGTATACAAAGGTTTGTTAACTCCAGAGCAAGTGGATGCCTTTTATTATGATCTACAAGATACGGATTTCGTGTCTCCATTCGCTTTAGTGCATTCCCGTTTTAGCACAAATACGTTTCCAACATGGGAACGAGCGCATCCAAACCGATACATCATTCATAATGGAGAGATCAATACGTTACAAGGAAACATGAACTGGATGAAGGCACGCGAGAAGCAGTTTGTTTCTGAAGCATTCGGAGATGATATTGAAAAATTACTTCCTATTCTTGATGCTGATGGCAGTGATTCTTCTATTCTAGATCAAGCCTTTGAATTTTTTGTACTTGCAGGGAGAAAGCCTTCTCATACAGCTATGATGCTTATCCCTGAACCATGGAGTGAGAATCCTCATCTAGAACATGAGAGAAAAGCATTTTACGAATATCATAGTTGTCTGATGGAGCCATGGGACGGACCAACAGCGATTTCCTTCACAGATGGGAATCAAATTGGAGCGATACTGGATCGAAACGGTCTACGTCCAGCGAGATATTATGTAACAAAGGACGATTACATCATCTTTTCGTCTGAAGTAGGAGTTATTGACGTTGAAGAAGAGAATGTTCTATACAAAGAGCGATTAAGTCCAGGAAGAATGCTCTTGATAGATCTACAAGAAGGTAGAATCATTACAGACAATGAGATCAAAACAGAAATGGCAAGCAAAGAACCGTACGAATTATGGCTGACGAATGGATTGCATCATCTTGATGAAGATGGTGAAGAGTCAGGGATTATCTTAGAAAATGCAAGAAGTAAACAAAGAGCTTTCGGCTATACGTATGAAGATATCCATAAATATTTAATTCCTGTCATTACAGAAGGAAAAGATCCCATTGGGTCAATGGGTAATGATACACCCCTAGCGGTTTTATCTGATAACCCTCAATCCCTATTTAATTATTTTAAGCAGCTATTTGCCCAAGTTACAAACCCTCCTATCGATGCTATTCGCGAGAAGATTGTTACTTCTACGATGACGCTGCTCGGAGCTGAAGGGAATCTTCTGCATCCTGGACCACAGAATGCGAAGAGAATTCAATTGAACTCTCCTGTGTTAACATCTAATGAGTTTAATCAGATTACAGATAACATGGTTTATGAATTTAAAACGGCTGTTCTGCAGACTTTATTTTCGGAAGATTTAGAACTCGGGCTACAATCTCTTTTTAAAAATGCGGCAGAAGCAATACAAGATGGAGCAACTTTATTAGTTTTGTCAGACAGAGAGATGAATGAGTCTTCTATACCTATCCCTGTTTTACTTGCTGTTAGTGCGCTTCATCATCATCTTGTACAAAAAGGACTGCGCACCAAAGTAAGCTTGATTGTAGAATCAGGTGAAGTAAGAGAAGTTCATCATTTTGCAGCGCTTATTGGTTACGGAGCTGATGCTATCTATCCATATCTAACGTATAAGACATTTGAAGAAGCTATCCAGAATGAACATATCAACCTTTCTTTGTCAGAAACGGTTAAAACGTATAAACGAGGAATAACAGATGGAATCGTTAAAGTAATGTCGAAAATGGGAATCTCAACGGTCCAGAGTTATCGTGGGGCTCAAATCTTTGAAGCAGTCGGAATCGGTAAAGAAGTAATCGACCGTTATTTCCCAGCTACCGCATCACAAATAGATGGCATTACATTAGCTGAGATTGAAAAAGAGGCTACACAAAGACACCAATTAGGCTATAAAGAAACCATCGATGACACTTTGGATTCAGGAAGCGATTTTCAATGGAGAAGTACTGGTGAACATCATGCTTTTAATCCAAAAACGATTCATACCCTTCAATGGGCATGTCGTAAGAATGACTATTCATTGTTTAAAACGTTCTCCAAGCTAGCGGATGAGGAAAGAACAACTTTCTTAAGAAACTTATTCTCGTTTGTACCTGAATCTACGTCTATACCTATTGATGAAGTTGAACCTGTTGAAGAGATTGTAAAGCGCTTTAAAACAGGTGCTATGTCTTTTGGCTCTCTAAGCCAAGAAGCACACGAATCACTTGCTATCGCGATGAATCGTTTAGGTGGAAAAAGCAATAGTGGTGAAGGTGGAGAAGATCCAGCCCGTTTTATTCCTGATGAACTTGGCAATAACCGTAGAAGTAGTATTAAACAAGTAGCATCAGGTAGATTCGGCGTCAAAAGTCACTATCTCGTAAACGCAGATGAACTGCAAATCAAGATGGCACAAGGAGCTAAACCAGGGGAAGGCGGACAGTTGCCGGGAAACAAAGTATATCCTTGGGTAGCAGATGTTCGTGGATCAACGCCAGGAGTAGGATTAATCTCCCCGCCTCCACATCATGATATTTACTCGATCGAGGATATGGCACAACTGATTCATGATCTCAAGAATGCCAATCGCGAAGCTAGAATCAGCGTAAAGCTTGTAGCTAAATCTGGAGTTGGAACGATTGCAGCTGGTGTAGCAAAGGGCGCAGCAGATGTGATCGTAATTAGTGGTTATGACGGGGGAACTGGTGCTTCTCCAAAAACAAGTATTAAACATACTGGTCTTCCTTGGGAGTTAGGACTTGCCGAAACACACCAAACGTTAATGCTGAACGGACTTCGCGAACGTGTAACTCTTGAGACGGACGGGAAGCTGATGACAGGTAAGGATGTTGTTCTTGCTGCATTGTTAGGTGCAGAAGAATACGGCTTTGCTACAGCACCACTTGTAGTATTAGGTTGTGTCATGATGCGTGCTTGTCACCTTGATACGTGTCCTGTCGGTGTTGCGACACAGAATCCTGAATTAAGGAAAAAATATATGGGAGATCCTGAACACGTTGTAAACTACATGAGATTTGTAGCTGAAGAAATACGTGAGATTATGGCAGAACTTGGATTTCGTACGATGGAGGAGATGGTAGGACGTACTGACGTACTAACGGTCGGAGATCGTGCAAAGAAACACTGGAAAGCAAAGCATCTTGACTTATCAAAACTGCTTTATCAAGCAGAAGGTATCCGTACGAAGCAAATTTCTCAAAATCATAAGATTGATCAATCGCTTGATATGAATGAAATTCTACCCGTGCTGCAGCCAGCATTAGAAACGAAGAAGTCTGTTTCACTCAACTTACCGATTAAAAACACGAATCGTGTCGCTGGTACGATTGCTGGTAGTGAAATAACAAAACGATACGGTGAAGAAGGTCTTTCAGAAGATACTGTTACTCTTAACTTTACTGGATCTGCTGGTCAAAGCTTTGGAGCATTCGTGCCACGTGGCATGACGCTTTATCTGAACGGAGACAGCAATGATTATTTTGGCAAAGGATTATCTGGCGGAAAATTGATTGTCGCCCCCCCTAAATCAGCAGAGTACTTGGCTGATGATAATGTCATCTTAGGAAACGTTGCATTTTATGGAGCAACAAGTGGTGAAGCATATATTAACGGCTTGGCTGGTGAAAGATTCGGGGTTAGAAACAGTGGAGCTAACATTGTTGTTGAAGGAATCGGAGATCATGGTTGTGAATATATGACGGGTGGTCGAGTAGTTGTCTTAGGAGATGTTGGAAAGAACTTTGGAGCAGGTATGAGTGGGGGAATTGCATACATCTACACGCATCAGCCACTTTTATTGAAGCAGTTATGTAACAAAGAAGGTATTGAGTTTGAGAGATTGATTGATTCTGAAGAAACAGAAACAGTCAAGCAGATGATCATTCAACATTTTTCATACACTCAAAGTAAAAAAGCTGCAGCTATTCTTCAAAATTGGAAAATACAACAGTCGCATTTTGTGAAAGTTATTCCAACTGACTATAAAGAAATGATTAAGAAAATAGAAGAAGAGAAAAAAGCAGGTTATACAGAAGATGAAGCGGTAATGAATGCTTTTGAAGCCGGAACAAGCTCCGCAAAAGCAAGCGGCAGACCTGGACCGACAAAATTAATTCTGAAATAA
- a CDS encoding glutamate synthase subunit beta, which translates to MGKPTGFLEYPREETIERKPLQRLKDWKEYTEKQPEDMLKRQAARCMDCGTPFCHIGIEINGAASGCPINNLIPEWNDLVYRGKWKEALDRLLKTNNFPEFTGRVCPAPCEGSCTVELAGPAVTIKNIEKAIIDKGFENGWIQPRIPHKRTGKKIAIVGSGPAGLAAADQLNQAGHSVTVYERADKVGGLLTYGIPNMKLDKDVVERRVKLLRQEGIDFILNTEVGKDITSEELKNQFDSIILCTGAQKQRDLILQGREAEGVHFAMNYLTQATKRLLNIEVSEPLIDAEGKHVIVIGGGDTGADCVATALRQKCKSVVQFGKHPKLPDVRSDANMWPEQPNIFTMDYAYEEATAQYGHDPREYSVQTKKLVSDQNGRLKELHTVQMQRTSDDAGNLVFEEIPGSEKIWPADLVFIAIGFEGTELPVLKEFGVEHKNNKVDAKHGDYRTNIDGVFAAGDSRRGQSLIVWAIQEGRDCARQVDLSLMGSTVLP; encoded by the coding sequence ATGGGCAAACCAACCGGATTTTTGGAATACCCAAGAGAAGAAACGATAGAGAGAAAGCCTCTCCAACGTCTTAAAGATTGGAAAGAATATACGGAAAAACAACCTGAAGATATGTTGAAAAGGCAAGCTGCTAGATGTATGGATTGTGGAACACCTTTTTGTCATATTGGAATAGAGATTAATGGGGCTGCGTCTGGCTGTCCCATTAATAATCTTATTCCAGAGTGGAATGACCTTGTCTACAGGGGAAAATGGAAAGAAGCTCTTGACCGTTTATTAAAAACAAATAATTTTCCTGAATTTACTGGCAGGGTTTGTCCGGCTCCTTGTGAAGGTTCATGTACAGTTGAGTTAGCTGGTCCTGCTGTAACGATAAAGAACATTGAAAAAGCAATCATTGATAAAGGTTTTGAAAACGGCTGGATTCAACCTAGAATTCCACATAAAAGAACAGGGAAAAAGATCGCAATCGTTGGATCAGGACCAGCTGGGCTTGCAGCAGCAGATCAGCTGAACCAAGCAGGTCATTCTGTTACCGTCTATGAAAGAGCAGATAAAGTTGGCGGATTGTTAACGTATGGAATTCCTAACATGAAGTTGGATAAGGATGTTGTGGAAAGACGGGTCAAATTATTAAGGCAAGAAGGCATTGATTTTATCCTTAACACAGAGGTAGGAAAAGATATTACTTCTGAAGAACTGAAAAATCAATTCGACTCTATTATTCTTTGTACAGGAGCGCAAAAACAAAGAGATTTAATCCTTCAAGGAAGAGAAGCAGAAGGTGTTCATTTTGCTATGAACTATCTCACTCAAGCTACGAAGAGATTATTAAATATTGAAGTTTCAGAGCCGCTAATTGATGCAGAAGGTAAGCATGTCATCGTAATCGGTGGTGGTGACACGGGTGCTGACTGTGTAGCAACAGCTCTTAGACAAAAGTGCAAGAGTGTTGTCCAATTTGGAAAACATCCTAAACTTCCTGATGTTCGAAGTGATGCAAATATGTGGCCGGAGCAACCTAATATTTTTACAATGGACTATGCTTATGAGGAAGCGACAGCTCAATATGGTCACGATCCTAGAGAGTATTCTGTTCAAACAAAGAAACTTGTATCAGATCAAAACGGTCGACTAAAAGAACTGCATACGGTTCAAATGCAACGTACGTCAGATGATGCTGGAAATTTAGTTTTTGAAGAAATTCCGGGATCTGAAAAGATTTGGCCAGCAGATCTTGTATTCATTGCTATTGGCTTTGAGGGTACAGAACTTCCAGTCTTAAAAGAATTTGGAGTAGAGCATAAAAACAACAAAGTAGATGCTAAACATGGTGATTATCGAACAAATATAGATGGAGTATTTGCTGCAGGTGATTCTAGACGAGGTCAAAGTTTAATCGTTTGGGCGATTCAAGAAGGGCGTGATTGTGCACGCCAAGTTGACCTATCGTTAATGGGCAGTACGGTTTTGCCTTAA
- a CDS encoding LysR family transcriptional regulator: MEFRQLQYFIEVAEREHVSEAAIALHVAQSAVSRQIANLEAELGVDLFEREGRNIKLSPVGKLFLTHAKTAMKAIDHARKQIDEYLDPERGTIKIGFPTSLAGHLLPTVVSAFKREHPNIAFHLRQGSYRFLTESVKSGDIDLAFLGPVPTNDPDLEGHILFTEKISALLPEQHLLAEKRSLLLSDLRNDEFVLFPDGYILRDVVVNACKESGFVPKIACEGEDLDAIKGLVTASMGVTLLPDSSFYETKPRYTVKIPIEIPDVKRTVGIITPRSRELAPAEQVFFEFVIKFFSVLEQYQ, encoded by the coding sequence ATGGAATTCAGACAATTACAGTATTTTATTGAAGTTGCAGAACGAGAACATGTTTCAGAAGCAGCGATTGCGTTGCATGTTGCACAATCTGCAGTCAGCCGTCAGATCGCAAACTTAGAAGCAGAACTTGGCGTTGACTTATTTGAAAGAGAAGGTCGGAATATTAAGCTCTCTCCTGTTGGTAAGCTGTTCTTGACACATGCAAAAACAGCTATGAAAGCAATCGATCATGCAAGAAAACAAATTGATGAATACTTAGATCCTGAAAGAGGTACGATTAAAATCGGGTTTCCTACTAGTCTGGCAGGTCATCTTTTGCCTACGGTCGTGTCAGCTTTTAAGCGCGAACATCCCAATATTGCCTTTCACTTAAGGCAAGGTTCCTATCGATTTCTTACAGAAAGCGTAAAAAGCGGTGATATAGATCTCGCTTTTTTAGGACCTGTTCCTACTAATGATCCTGATTTAGAAGGACATATCCTTTTCACTGAAAAAATATCAGCACTACTACCTGAACAACATTTGTTAGCAGAAAAAAGAAGTTTATTATTGAGTGATTTAAGAAATGATGAATTCGTTCTATTTCCAGATGGGTATATTTTACGAGATGTAGTAGTTAACGCTTGCAAAGAATCAGGCTTCGTTCCTAAGATTGCTTGTGAAGGTGAAGATCTAGATGCGATTAAAGGGCTAGTAACGGCTAGTATGGGTGTTACCCTTTTACCCGATAGTTCCTTTTATGAAACGAAGCCACGTTATACAGTAAAAATACCGATAGAGATACCAGATGTTAAACGCACAGTGGGAATCATTACCCCTAGAAGTCGTGAACTTGCACCTGCCGAACAAGTTTTCTTTGAATTTGTGATTAAGTTTTTCTCCGTACTTGAGCAATATCAATAA
- a CDS encoding DUF1641 domain-containing protein, with product MAKAIKNVQKQTISAEEKRSNDLREVEDALIQNKSAILQTLEILNHMNEKGILPLLNGLFGQGDKVMDIAVKAMDKPDNTNTLKNLLLLLGTLGMINVKQLEPFLLKIDAGIARVAEHKDTDEKTSYFDIVRSLKDPEINKAVTILMQFLKGMGQETEHYEKTTGDSPRDRVKQSKEKTLE from the coding sequence ATGGCTAAGGCGATTAAAAACGTTCAAAAACAAACGATTTCAGCAGAAGAAAAACGATCTAATGACCTAAGAGAGGTAGAAGATGCACTTATTCAGAATAAGTCGGCGATCTTACAAACACTCGAAATCTTAAACCATATGAACGAAAAAGGGATTCTACCTCTATTGAATGGATTGTTCGGACAAGGGGATAAGGTAATGGATATTGCTGTGAAAGCGATGGACAAACCTGATAACACCAACACATTAAAAAATCTACTCTTGCTCCTAGGAACACTTGGAATGATCAACGTGAAGCAACTTGAACCATTTCTACTAAAAATAGATGCAGGGATCGCCAGAGTAGCTGAACATAAAGATACAGATGAAAAAACGAGTTACTTTGATATCGTCCGTTCGTTAAAAGATCCAGAGATCAATAAAGCCGTTACCATACTGATGCAGTTCCTAAAAGGCATGGGCCAAGAAACAGAACACTATGAAAAGACGACAGGAGACTCACCTAGAGACCGCGTAAAACAGAGCAAGGAAAAAACATTAGAGTAA
- the tenA gene encoding thiaminase II, producing MNTFTDILREKATTIWEANLRHPFVRGIAEGDLSLECFRYYVLQDSYYLSHFARIQAMGAARAEDLYTTSRMAVHAQGTNDAELGLHETFMKQLGVTEKELTSFEPAPTAYHYTSHLYRVAESGSLGEIIAAILPCYWIYQEIGETFKGAKPQEPIYQEWIAAYGGEWFSELVNEQIDRLNQLAENASDQEKSKMIQHFLISCQYEYSFWEMAYTLEKWPIPFSLATTTTGSEA from the coding sequence ATGAACACATTTACTGATATTTTGCGAGAAAAAGCCACTACTATTTGGGAAGCCAACCTTCGACATCCATTTGTAAGAGGAATTGCGGAAGGTGATCTTTCATTAGAATGCTTTCGATATTATGTTTTACAAGATTCATACTATTTATCTCATTTTGCAAGAATACAGGCGATGGGTGCAGCTAGAGCTGAAGATTTGTATACGACTTCTAGGATGGCGGTACATGCACAAGGTACTAATGACGCTGAGTTAGGACTTCATGAGACGTTTATGAAACAGTTGGGGGTGACAGAGAAAGAACTGACAAGTTTTGAACCCGCTCCAACTGCTTATCATTATACATCACACCTTTACCGAGTGGCAGAGTCTGGAAGCTTAGGAGAAATTATCGCTGCCATTCTACCATGTTATTGGATCTATCAAGAAATAGGTGAAACGTTTAAAGGAGCAAAACCACAAGAGCCGATCTATCAGGAGTGGATCGCTGCATATGGCGGTGAATGGTTCTCAGAACTGGTAAACGAACAGATCGATAGATTGAATCAATTGGCTGAAAACGCAAGTGACCAGGAAAAAAGCAAAATGATTCAACATTTCTTAATTAGTTGTCAGTATGAGTATTCCTTTTGGGAGATGGCTTATACGTTAGAAAAATGGCCGATTCCATTCAGCCTAGCGACAACAACGACCGGGAGTGAAGCGTAG
- a CDS encoding manganese-dependent inorganic pyrophosphatase codes for MEKVLIFGHKNPDTDTITSALVYADLKSKLGQNVEAIRLGEINGETQYALDYFNAEIPRLVEHVSAETNAVILVDHNERQQSANDIDKVRVLEVIDHHRIANFETSDPLYYRAEPVGCTATILNKMYKEKGVQVEKNIAGLMLSAIISDSLLFKSPTCTEEDVAAARELAEIAGVDAEKYGLEMLKAGADLSDKSVEELISLDAKEFNIGESKIEVAQVNTVDASDVMKHQEDLESAITKVIADKGLDLFMFVVTDILTNDSTALALGKRSQTVEEAYNVKLENNTAVLKGVVSRKKQIVPVLTEAMSK; via the coding sequence ATGGAAAAAGTACTTATTTTTGGACACAAAAATCCAGATACTGACACGATTACATCAGCGCTTGTTTATGCTGACTTAAAATCTAAATTAGGACAAAACGTAGAAGCGATTCGCCTAGGTGAAATTAATGGTGAAACACAATATGCATTAGATTATTTTAATGCTGAGATTCCTCGACTTGTTGAACATGTCTCTGCTGAAACAAACGCAGTAATCTTAGTGGACCATAACGAACGTCAACAAAGTGCAAATGACATTGATAAAGTAAGAGTGTTAGAAGTTATCGATCATCATCGTATCGCAAACTTTGAAACGAGTGATCCTTTATATTATCGTGCGGAACCTGTTGGTTGTACGGCTACAATCTTGAACAAGATGTACAAAGAGAAAGGTGTTCAAGTAGAGAAAAATATTGCAGGACTTATGCTCTCTGCCATTATTTCTGACTCTTTATTATTCAAATCACCTACTTGTACAGAAGAGGATGTTGCTGCAGCGCGCGAACTTGCTGAAATTGCAGGAGTAGATGCTGAAAAGTACGGTTTAGAAATGCTAAAAGCAGGAGCAGACTTAAGTGATAAATCGGTAGAAGAATTGATTTCACTTGATGCTAAAGAATTTAACATCGGGGAAAGTAAAATTGAAGTTGCTCAAGTGAATACGGTGGATGCTAGCGATGTAATGAAACATCAAGAAGATCTAGAATCAGCAATTACTAAAGTGATTGCTGACAAAGGGCTAGACCTGTTTATGTTTGTTGTAACTGACATTCTAACAAATGATTCAACAGCTTTAGCTCTTGGTAAGAGATCACAAACTGTTGAAGAAGCTTATAACGTAAAATTAGAAAACAATACAGCTGTACTTAAAGGTGTTGTTTCTCGTAAAAAGCAAATCGTACCTGTTTTAACAGAGGCGATGAGTAAGTAA
- a CDS encoding ECF transporter S component — MQRGLKLTDILITIVISIAFGILYKIWGPLYYAVKPFGLHIDQLIYGMWFMAATVAFLIIRKPGVALLAEIAASSGEFLMGSEFGLEVLLYGIIQGLFAELILFAFRYKRVDLFVISLAALSSCAGSLIMDFYKGYIGDLSTWNLTLFIVFRVISSILFTGVFAVSIVKALEATGVTNLVRASSKKDHEALDQ, encoded by the coding sequence ATGCAAAGAGGTTTAAAGTTAACAGATATTCTTATAACCATTGTAATCTCGATCGCATTTGGCATCTTGTATAAAATTTGGGGGCCGCTCTACTATGCGGTTAAACCATTTGGTCTTCACATCGATCAGTTGATATACGGAATGTGGTTCATGGCAGCAACAGTTGCGTTCTTAATCATTCGAAAGCCTGGAGTTGCTCTTTTGGCTGAAATTGCTGCTTCTTCAGGAGAATTTTTAATGGGTTCTGAATTTGGACTTGAAGTATTACTATACGGAATCATTCAAGGATTGTTTGCAGAGTTGATCCTTTTCGCATTTCGTTATAAACGAGTTGACCTTTTTGTCATCTCGCTTGCTGCGTTAAGTTCATGTGCAGGATCTTTAATCATGGACTTTTACAAAGGATATATTGGTGATCTTTCAACATGGAACCTAACTTTATTTATCGTATTTAGAGTAATCAGTTCTATATTGTTTACAGGGGTGTTTGCCGTTTCTATCGTAAAAGCTTTAGAAGCTACAGGTGTAACAAATTTAGTGCGAGCCTCTTCAAAAAAAGATCACGAAGCATTAGATCAATAA
- a CDS encoding OFA family MFS transporter: MAKKVKNRWLIAAAAVGIHISIGSVYSWSVFTNPLREEHNWGLSEISLTFSIAILFLGLSAAFMGHFVERYGPRKSGIIASVCFGAGLLGSGFADQLGSIYLLYFFYGALGGIGLGIGYITPVSSLVKWFPDRRGLATGLAIMGFGFASLIASPVIARLIAGIGISNTFYVLGAVYFTIMFLSSLYLTPPPKNWQPKGMNEKSKKDESQTKDLAQLTANEAVKTIRFWALWAMLFINVTCGIAIISVASPMAQDIAGLSAASAATMVGIMGLFNGFGRIGWASISDYIGRPNVYTTFFAIQTVAFVLLPNVTNAFFFQLLIYLILTCYGGGFASIPAYIGDLFGTKQLGAIHGYILTAWAAAGLVGPLVVSWIRETTNSYSLTLYIFTGAFVVALAISLLIRINIRNVRKENSQSHVAS, from the coding sequence ATGGCTAAAAAGGTGAAAAACCGCTGGCTGATTGCTGCAGCTGCTGTAGGTATTCATATATCAATTGGGTCTGTCTATTCATGGAGTGTATTTACAAACCCTCTCCGGGAAGAACACAATTGGGGGCTAAGTGAAATCTCTCTAACGTTTAGTATCGCAATCTTGTTTTTAGGTTTATCTGCTGCTTTTATGGGGCATTTTGTTGAACGGTATGGACCTCGAAAATCTGGCATCATAGCCTCAGTATGTTTTGGGGCGGGATTGTTAGGCTCAGGGTTCGCTGATCAATTAGGTTCTATTTATCTGCTTTATTTTTTTTACGGTGCATTAGGTGGGATCGGACTAGGAATTGGCTACATCACTCCGGTCTCTTCCCTTGTAAAATGGTTTCCTGATCGAAGAGGATTAGCGACAGGTCTTGCTATAATGGGATTTGGATTTGCGTCACTTATCGCAAGTCCTGTTATTGCGAGACTGATAGCAGGTATAGGAATTTCAAATACTTTTTACGTATTAGGCGCCGTTTATTTTACGATCATGTTTCTTTCTTCCTTATATCTTACACCACCTCCAAAGAACTGGCAGCCAAAAGGTATGAATGAAAAAAGTAAGAAAGATGAGAGTCAAACAAAAGATCTTGCCCAGTTAACTGCCAACGAAGCGGTTAAAACGATTCGTTTTTGGGCTTTATGGGCGATGTTGTTCATCAATGTTACTTGCGGGATCGCCATTATTTCGGTAGCATCTCCAATGGCACAAGATATTGCAGGTCTGAGTGCTGCTTCAGCAGCTACGATGGTCGGTATCATGGGGTTATTTAACGGTTTTGGAAGAATCGGTTGGGCATCGATTTCTGATTATATCGGTCGTCCAAATGTATACACTACGTTTTTCGCAATACAAACAGTGGCATTCGTACTTTTACCGAATGTTACGAATGCTTTTTTCTTTCAGTTGCTTATCTATTTAATACTTACCTGCTATGGAGGTGGATTTGCTTCTATACCTGCCTATATAGGAGATTTATTTGGTACGAAGCAACTTGGAGCTATTCATGGATACATTTTAACTGCATGGGCTGCCGCTGGACTAGTCGGTCCTTTAGTTGTTTCATGGATACGCGAAACAACGAATAGTTATTCATTAACGCTTTATATCTTTACAGGTGCATTTGTAGTAGCACTTGCCATCTCACTCCTTATCCGGATTAATATTCGAAACGTAAGAAAAGAAAACAGTCAGTCACATGTTGCAAGTTGA